From the genome of Desulfovibrio sp. JY:
AACGGGGGGCCTTGCCCGAGACGCCGATGAGGCAGATTTCCCGGTGGCGGAAGTGCCGTCTGATGGTGCGGGTCAGCTCCACGCCGTTTTGATCCGGCATGTCGTAATCGATGATCACGGCCATGACGTCGGGCCGCTGCTCCAGGATGCGCATGCCCATGCCGGGGGTGGCGGCCATGTGCACCCGGAACTGGTAGCGCCGCAGTTGCCGGCGCAGGTGGGCCCGCATGAAGGCCGAGTCCTCCACCACCAGGATGCGCACCAGCCGGTTGCGCAACAGGCGCTCGGCAAACCTTGCCACAGCCTGGCTGTCCTCGGCGTCGGCCACAACGTAATCGATGGCGTCGAGGGTTTCGGCCCGCTTGCGCAAGTCCGGCGTATACCGGTCGCCTACGGCCAGCCAGGGGATGCTGTGGCGCACCGAGGCCGCGGCCAGGCGCTCCACTTCGGCCTGGGGCAGGGCCATATCCACCACGCACAGCACGATACCCTGCGCGCCCGCTTCGGCCAGGGCGGCAGTGGCGGCATCGGAATTGTCGGTGCGGATGGCCCGCAGCCCGGAGGCAGCACTACAATGGCCAACAAGATTGGCAGCCAGGGCGGCGTTGTCTGAGGCGAGCAAAATACGCGGGTCGGACATGGAATGCGGTGTCTCCCCGGTAGAATTCGCGCAGACTAGCAAAGGACATTTGACAGATCAATGGCGACGGGCATGAAATCGAAAACAGAATCCCCACATGGCCCACGCGCCGCGCAGACGCGAATCGATCCCCCGCCATCCCGAGCCCTTTGTCATGTCGGGGCCGCTTCGCTCTTCCCCCCCGCCTGACCGGATACGCCCCCCAGATCACAAGGCCAGGTTGCTTTTGCCGTGGAAGTCCCGTAATCCGTGAGATATGGCTCACCGTTATACGGTGCGCCTACTCGCCAACCGGAGATCGCCATGCCCTGGATGCGGCTGCAAAGTCTGCGCACGCGTCTTTTCCTGCTTGTTTTCCTGGCCCTGCTCCCCGCCATTGTGCTCCATGTCGCCTCGACGTTGGAGAAGCGCAATACGGCGCGCCAGGCGGCCAAGGAAGGCCTTACGACCACCGCGCAACTCGCCGCGGCCAATCTGCATTCCGTCCTCAAGAGCGCCGGCGAAGCCCTCCAAGGGCTGTCCACTCTGCCCGAAATCGTCTCCATGCAGCCGCTCCCGGCCGAAAAACTCCTGATCAAGGTCAAAGAGTACTTCTCCGATTTCGCAACACTCGCCCTGCTGTCTCCCGACGGGACCATCGTCGCCTCCAACCTCCCCGGTGGGCGGGAGATCAACTACAGCGGCCGTCCCTGGGTGCGCCGCGCCCTGACCGGCGAGGCACTGGCCATCGGCAGAGTCACCGTCGGGTCCCGCACCGGCCTGCCCGACATGGCCCTGGCCAGCCCGGTGCGGGACCCAACCGGCAAAATCATCGGCGTATGCACGCTCAGCCTGCGCCTCAGCTGGTTCTCAAAGGTCTTTTCCGACAACGCCATGCCGCCCGAGGCCGCGGCCTGTCTGCTCGACGCCCGGGGCACGGTCCTGGCCGCCTGGCCCGAAGGCTCCCGCCCCATCGGCCACCCCCTGCCCGATGCCGCCACGATCATGGCCGACCATGCCCACGCGCCAAAGACGGTTCGAACCGGCGCCGGCCCCGACGGCTCCGCCTCGTTCGAGACGCTCGTACCGGTCATGGTCGATGGCCGCGATTCCTTGTATCTCCAACTGGGCCTGCCGGTAAAAACCGTCGTCGCGTCCCTTGAGAGGACCATGCTCAGGGATCTGGGATTTCTCGCCATAAGCCTGACGCTGGCCCTTTTGGCCGCCCTTGTCTTCAGCAACACCACCCTGCTGCGGCCCACCCGGCAGCTTGTCCGGGTGGCCACGGCCATGGCGCGCGGGGAACTCTCGAGCCGCCTGGACATCGGACCGGGCTACGGCGAGCTTTCGGAACTGGGCCGGGCCCTGGAGGCCATGGCCGACGGCCTGCGCGAACGCATCCGTTTCACCCAGGAAATCATCGACGCCATTCCGGCGCCCGTGTTCTACAAGGGTCTCGACGGCCGCTATATGGGCTGCAACAAGGCCTACGAAACCATGATGGCGCGCCCCCTGGGCAACATCTTGGGCAAACTCTCCCGGGAGATCCACACGCCGGAGATCGCGCGGCAATGCGAAGAGACGGATCGGGAGGTCCTGACCACGCGGCGGCGGACCATCCAGTTCGAGATGGACGCGCGTCTGGCGGACGGCGCCTGGCACGACCTGCTGGTGACCAAATCCAGTTTCGAAAACGCCTCGGGCGTCACGGCCGGTATCGTTGGCGTGACGCTGGACATCACCACCCTGCGGCGTTCCGAGATGGCGCTTTACGATTCGGAAGCGAAATACCGGACACTCCTCGCCTCCATGCGCGACGGCTTCGTGGTGGTCGGCAAGGACAACCGCATCGTGGAGTCCAACCCGGCCTTTCGGGAAATGCTCGGCTACAGCCTCGAGGAACTGAACCGGCTGTCCTACCCGGACATCACGCCGGAGATTTGGCACGCGCCCGAGGAGGCCGTGCTGCGCACCGTCGTCGACACCCACGGCTTTTCCGGCATTTTCGAAAAAGAATACCGGCGCAAGGACGGCAGCATCTTTCCCGCAGCCCTGCGCCTGCAACGCTACCCCTCCCGGGGCGACGACGAGCGGCGCTATTTCGCCATCGTGCGCGACGTCACCGAGGACAAGGCTATCGAAGCCGACCTGCGCGCCGCCAAGGAGGCGGCGGAAACGGCCAACCGGGCCAAAAGCGATTTTCTGGCCAAAATGAGCCACGACATCCGCACGCCGCTCAATGCCGTCATCGGCATGACCGAGCTGACCCTCGGCACGTCGCTGTCCCCCCAGCAGCGGGACGCCTTGGAAACCGCCCGCGAATCCGCCGCCAGCTTGCTGGCGCTTATCAACGACATTCTCGACATCTCCAAGATCGAGGCCCGCAAGCTGGAGCTTGCAAGCGAGCCCTTCGACCTGCGCCGCACCTTGGCCGGGATCACACGGTCCATGCGCGCCCAGGCGAAAGGCAAGGAACTGCACCTGGTCCTGGCCATCGCCCCCGAAACGCCCCGCTATGTCACGGGAGATGCGATGCGCCTGCGCCAGATTCTGCTCAACCTCGTCGGCAACGGGATCAAATTCACCAACCAGGGCAGCGTGTCCCTGACCGTCGGCCCGGACACGCGGCAAACCGAATCGGACGGCCGCCCGGCCATCACCTTCACCGTGTCGGACACCGGCATCGGCATCGCACCCGAAAAGCTCGAAGGCATTTTCGACATGTTCGCCCAGGCTGACACCTCCATCAACAGACAATACGGCGGCACGGGCCTCGGGCTGGCCATCTGCCGCGAACTGGTGCGGCTGATGGGCGGTTCCATCGTTGCCGAAAGCACGCCGGGAGCCGGAAGCCGCTTTCGCATCACCCTGCCCCTGCCGCCGGCATCGCCGCCGGCAACGACCGAGAAGCCCGCGACCAACACCACGACGGACCCGGCCGCCCCCCACCCGGAGCCGCGGAGCCTGCGCGTCCTTCTGGTCGAGGACAACCCGGTCAACGTGAAGGTGGCACGCACCTATCTGTCCAGGCGGGGGTACGCCTTCCTGGTGGCGGAAGACGGGGGCAAGGCGCTGGCGATACTGGAAACCGCCCCGATCGACGTGGTGCTCATGGATGTCGAGATGCCGGGCATGGACGGCCTGGAGGCGACCCGCCGGCTTCGGGCGGGGCTGGCCGGTCCCGTCAACCAGAATGTGCCGGTGGTGGCCATGACCGCCCACGCCTTAAGCGACGTCAGGAAGCGCTGTCTGGAGGCGGGCATGAACGATTATCTCACCAAGCCGCTGGATTTTCATGCCCTGGACGCCCTTCTGGACGGAATCCCCCGGCGGGACCACACGCCGGGCGTCCGCGAAGTCCGGCCAGACGATACGCCCCTGGCCCTGGACACGCAGGAGGCCCTGTCACGCCTGGACGGGGACATGGAGCTGCTGCGGGAACTGCAAGGCGACTTTCTGCGGCAATATCCACGCAAGTTGCGCTTGATCGACCTGTGCATGGACAACGAGAACTGGGACGAAGCCACCCTGGCCGCCCATTCGCTTAAAAACATCGCCGGCGCGGTCGGGGCCGAGGCCTCGCGCCAGGGAGCCGGACGCCTTGAAACACACCTGCGTCAGGCCGACTACGACGCCGCTTCCGACGCCCTCGCCACCATCAAAGCCCTGCTGCGCCAAGCCGCCGAGGCCCTCCAGGCGGAGAGGGAGAGGGAGGGGGAAGAGACTGGGGGGAAACCTTTCTGAAGAAAGGTTTCCCCCCAGGCCCCCCTTCCAAAGACTTTTGACGGTAACGAATAAATACTCGTTACTTATTTATATTATTAAAAAATTTAGGAAGGGGAGAGCGCGAGAGGGGAGAACCCTTTTTAAAGGGTTTCCCCTCTCGCACCTCTTTTCATCCTCGATTCTTCCCGCATCACGCCAGCATGGCGAACAGGAAAAAAAGGCCGGCGCCGAGGAACATGGCGGCCGGCAGGGTAAAGATCCAGGCCATGGCGATGGAGCGCAGGGTGCTCATCTGCAACCCGCTTTTTCCGGCGGCCATGGTGCCGGCCACGCCCGAGGACAGGACGTGGGTGGTCGAAACCGGCAGCCCCATGCCGTCGGCCAGGCCGATGGTGGCCATGGCCACCACCTGGGCCGCCGCCCCCTGGGCGTAGGACAGCTTGGTCTTGCCGATCTTTTCGCCGATGGTGACCACGATGCGCTTCCAGCCGACCATGGTGCCGACGCCGAGGGCCATGGACACCGCGAGCAGCACCCAATCCGGGGCGTATTCCGTGGGGCGGCGCAATATCTCGCGCCACCGCTGGATTTTTTCCCGCTGCGCCGGCGGCGCATCGTCCGCCATGAGGCGCGAGGCGTCGTCAAGGCACAGGATGTCGGTCCGGACGTTCCAACGGTCGGCGGGCGGCAGGGCGGCGATGCTGCCGGCCTGGGCCAGGCTCACCTGAATGGCCTCGGCGGCCGCAACCGCCCCGCGCGGCCCGCAGGAGGCGGTCGGCGAATTCTTGGCCGGCTCCCGGTACTTGCCCGAGGTATAGGCTTTTTCGATCTCCAGGCGATGGGCGTTGAAGTAGTCGGTAAACTGGGCCGCCACCTCGCGCACGGCCAGGACGTCCCGGCTCGGCGTATCGACGTCCAGGGCGTAGACGCCAGGCAGAATGCCGATAAGGATGAGCATGATGAGCCCCACGCCCTTCTGCCCGTCGTTGGAGCCGTGGGCCAGGCTCACCCCGAGACCCGAGAGGATAAGCGCCACGCGCATGCCGAGCGGCGGCGGCGCGTCACCCTCCGGCGGCGCGTGCAGGGTCTTGTTTTTCAGGTAATGCCGCAGCAAAAGCAGCACGGCTCCGGCCAGGACAAAGCCTATGACCGGGGAAATCAGCAGCGACAGCCCCACCTCGACGGCCTTGTGCCAGTTGACGCCGGAACCGGCCGGCAGGCCCTCGCGCACCGCGTTTGCCAGCCCGACCCCCAGGATGGCTCCGATCAGCGTGTGCGAGCTCGAAGCCGGCAGCCCCAGGTACCAGGTGCCGAAATTCCACAGAATGGCCGAGA
Proteins encoded in this window:
- a CDS encoding PAS domain-containing protein — encoded protein: MPWMRLQSLRTRLFLLVFLALLPAIVLHVASTLEKRNTARQAAKEGLTTTAQLAAANLHSVLKSAGEALQGLSTLPEIVSMQPLPAEKLLIKVKEYFSDFATLALLSPDGTIVASNLPGGREINYSGRPWVRRALTGEALAIGRVTVGSRTGLPDMALASPVRDPTGKIIGVCTLSLRLSWFSKVFSDNAMPPEAAACLLDARGTVLAAWPEGSRPIGHPLPDAATIMADHAHAPKTVRTGAGPDGSASFETLVPVMVDGRDSLYLQLGLPVKTVVASLERTMLRDLGFLAISLTLALLAALVFSNTTLLRPTRQLVRVATAMARGELSSRLDIGPGYGELSELGRALEAMADGLRERIRFTQEIIDAIPAPVFYKGLDGRYMGCNKAYETMMARPLGNILGKLSREIHTPEIARQCEETDREVLTTRRRTIQFEMDARLADGAWHDLLVTKSSFENASGVTAGIVGVTLDITTLRRSEMALYDSEAKYRTLLASMRDGFVVVGKDNRIVESNPAFREMLGYSLEELNRLSYPDITPEIWHAPEEAVLRTVVDTHGFSGIFEKEYRRKDGSIFPAALRLQRYPSRGDDERRYFAIVRDVTEDKAIEADLRAAKEAAETANRAKSDFLAKMSHDIRTPLNAVIGMTELTLGTSLSPQQRDALETARESAASLLALINDILDISKIEARKLELASEPFDLRRTLAGITRSMRAQAKGKELHLVLAIAPETPRYVTGDAMRLRQILLNLVGNGIKFTNQGSVSLTVGPDTRQTESDGRPAITFTVSDTGIGIAPEKLEGIFDMFAQADTSINRQYGGTGLGLAICRELVRLMGGSIVAESTPGAGSRFRITLPLPPASPPATTEKPATNTTTDPAAPHPEPRSLRVLLVEDNPVNVKVARTYLSRRGYAFLVAEDGGKALAILETAPIDVVLMDVEMPGMDGLEATRRLRAGLAGPVNQNVPVVAMTAHALSDVRKRCLEAGMNDYLTKPLDFHALDALLDGIPRRDHTPGVREVRPDDTPLALDTQEALSRLDGDMELLRELQGDFLRQYPRKLRLIDLCMDNENWDEATLAAHSLKNIAGAVGAEASRQGAGRLETHLRQADYDAASDALATIKALLRQAAEALQAEREREGEETGGKPF
- a CDS encoding inorganic phosphate transporter; this translates as MHILFGLDGHTIFLLVASLGIALSFEFVNGFHDTANAVATVIYTKSLRARTAVVLSGVCNFVGVHMGGIAVAYSIVHLLPVDLLVSVNTNLGLAMVFSLLVSAILWNFGTWYLGLPASSSHTLIGAILGVGLANAVREGLPAGSGVNWHKAVEVGLSLLISPVIGFVLAGAVLLLLRHYLKNKTLHAPPEGDAPPPLGMRVALILSGLGVSLAHGSNDGQKGVGLIMLILIGILPGVYALDVDTPSRDVLAVREVAAQFTDYFNAHRLEIEKAYTSGKYREPAKNSPTASCGPRGAVAAAEAIQVSLAQAGSIAALPPADRWNVRTDILCLDDASRLMADDAPPAQREKIQRWREILRRPTEYAPDWVLLAVSMALGVGTMVGWKRIVVTIGEKIGKTKLSYAQGAAAQVVAMATIGLADGMGLPVSTTHVLSSGVAGTMAAGKSGLQMSTLRSIAMAWIFTLPAAMFLGAGLFFLFAMLA